TTCGTTTCTCCAGCTGGTCCGTGAAGAGGGTCAGTACCGTGGTCAGCGCCAAGTACACCACGGCCACGGTGGTCAGCACTGGGATGGGTTGAAAACTTTCGGAACTGACGCGTGACCCGGCGAGGGTCAGCTCCAGCAGGGCGATGCTGGACGCCAGCGAGGAATCCTTGAGCAGCGCCACCACGTTGTTGACCAGGGGCGGCACCACGATCCGCAGGGCCTGGGGCAGCACCACGGTGGTCATGGTCTGGCCTCCGCTAAGGCCCAGGCTGCGGGCGGCCTCGCTCTGGCCTCGCGGAATGGCCAGAATCCCGGCGCGGATGACCTCGGCGTTGTACGCGCCCACGTTCAAGGACAACGCAATGACGGCCGACCAGAACTCATTGAGTTGTAGGTTGATCCCGATGGCGGCCAGCACGCCCGGGAGTGCGTTGTAAACGAACAGAATCTGCACCAGCAGCGGCGTGCCTCGCACCAGCCAGATGAAGAAGTTGGCAGGGGCACGCACCAGGGCGCTGCTGCTCGTCTTCTGGATGCCCGCAATCATGCCCACGACCAGGCCGATCAGGCCGCTGACCACCGTGAGTTGCAGGGTCATCCGCGCACCCTCCACGAACAGATCGGCACGCGGGCCAATCGGATCGGGCATCTGACGCAGGATGAACGTGATCACGAAGAACAGCGCCAGAAAGGCGGCCACCGCTCCCAGCAACCACAGAAAAATCGAGGGGCCACCGGCGGAGGGTGAGCGGACAGCTTTCGGCGCGGTCATGCGGGGCGCTCTGATGGCAGGACTGAACGAGGATGAGAGCTGATTTTCATTTCGCCGATGATGCCACAGCTCACGTTGACCGGTACGGATTGGTCAGGGAGCCTGGGACCGCCGTGCTGAGATGAACATGAAAAACCGTGCTTCCTGATGGAAGCACGGCTCGAAACAGGTCCGGAAAAGAGGCTTAGTTGGGGCGGCGAGCGGGAACGTTGGTAACGGCCTTGGTGGCCGCGCTGCGCGCGCCGAAAATGGCCGCCAGCAGGGTCAGACCCGCCATCAGCAGCCAGCCCCAGCCGGCGGTGCTGGCCGCACCACGGGCAGCAGCTTCAGCGTTCTTAAGGGCCTGATCAGCCTGCGTCTGAATGCGGTCGACGGACTGATTGATCTGGGTCTGCACTTCGGTGGCCTGGGCGTTGCTCAGGCCCTGGCGCTCCAGCCGGGTCACGAACTGCGGGCCACTCAGCGCCTGCTT
This genomic interval from Deinococcus humi contains the following:
- a CDS encoding amino acid ABC transporter permease, whose translation is MTAPKAVRSPSAGGPSIFLWLLGAVAAFLALFFVITFILRQMPDPIGPRADLFVEGARMTLQLTVVSGLIGLVVGMIAGIQKTSSSALVRAPANFFIWLVRGTPLLVQILFVYNALPGVLAAIGINLQLNEFWSAVIALSLNVGAYNAEVIRAGILAIPRGQSEAARSLGLSGGQTMTTVVLPQALRIVVPPLVNNVVALLKDSSLASSIALLELTLAGSRVSSESFQPIPVLTTVAVVYLALTTVLTLFTDQLEKRTKIASR